TTCTGGTTCATTCTTGTACCTCTCTTGTTTGGTGTTCTTGTTGTGTTTTGTTTTTTGTGCGCACAAATATAGAAGGCGTTTTTTACCATGTCCAATACTTTAATTTTATGCGGAGTTATCGGTTTTTGCTATACAAAAAATCCCCGCCTTCGCGGGGATGACTATTAGAAAGACAACTGTGACAACTATTGGAATGACAACGGTGTGCGTCAGTTGTTACTTTATCACAACTTTTCTGTATGTGTCAAAAACTGTCCACTTCTTGAAAAATTCTTCGCGGCCAATTTCACCCGCTTCGGCGTATTCGCGAAGCAAGCGAGATACGTCTTCATCGGAGTTGACCTTGATTTCAAAGCCTCGTCCATTGATGACGGGAACATTTCCGTAGCGGTATTCGGCTACCGGGGAAATTGCCACGATGCGCTTACCGCGCACCTTGACGGCGATATTGTCTCGCAAAATGATGATATCAAAATCATCGGGGTAGTGGTAGCTTTCGCCTGTGGTGGGAATTTCGTCGTCAACCGTGTAGTGTTGCTTTACAGGTTGCTGTTTTACGACAGAGAGCGTTGCTGTATCGTAGAAAAATTCTTCAAAAATTTCTCCTCGACCATGGCGCTCGCCTTGCACAAAGGCTGCCTTTTCGTTGGATTGAAGTTGCTTTTCGTAGAGCCCTTCAACAACGCCGCAAGCGGCTGTTGCATGCGTTACGATGTCAATGAGAATGAGCTCGCCAAGCGTTTTGTGCTTTTCAAAAAGATCAACGACAATGGCTTCGGCGAAAACAAGTTCGCAGACGGCAATCCCGTTTTTGGAAATGCTTTCTGTTTCTAAGTGTGCGCCTGTGTTCACGTCAATGGCATAGTCGATTTTCGTGAGTGTTCCAGGAATAATCTTTGTCCCGATTTTGACGAGGTAGTCTTTGCCTAGCGAAAGCGGCTCGTCATCCATCCACAAAAGTGACGCCTTGATTTTCTTGTAGCTACCGATGCTTGCATCTCTAGCGAGCACGCAACCTCTCGATACGTCAACTTCACGGTCTAGCGTAATCGTGACCGGTTCGCCAGCGTGGGCTTCTTCGACATTCCTGTTTGTGTAGAGAATGCTTTTGACGGATGCTTTCTCGTAACTCGGGAGGGATTTGATGACGTCTCCGACTCGAACTGTTCCTGATTCAATTTGTCCTTGGAAACCGCGGAATGTGCGGTCGGGGCGGCTCACGCGCTGCACGGGCATGTAAAATCCCTTTTCTAGTGCAGAGCTTGATGTATCGACATTTTCAAGGTATTCAAGTAATGCAGGACCTTGATACCATGCAATGTTTTTCGATTTGATGGTAACGT
Above is a genomic segment from uncultured Fibrobacter sp. containing:
- a CDS encoding GTP-binding protein is translated as MKGLLKFITCGSVDDGKSTLIGHILYDSKLLYADQEKALELDSKVGSRNGKIDYSLLLDGLMAEREQGITIDVAYRYFTTDRRSFIVADTPGHEEYTRNMAVGASFADLSVILVDASQGVLVQTRRHARICRLMGIRHFVFAVNKMDLVGYSEDVFNKIKVQIAELAQTHSLSNIQVIPLSATEGDNVTIKSKNIAWYQGPALLEYLENVDTSSSALEKGFYMPVQRVSRPDRTFRGFQGQIESGTVRVGDVIKSLPSYEKASVKSILYTNRNVEEAHAGEPVTITLDREVDVSRGCVLARDASIGSYKKIKASLLWMDDEPLSLGKDYLVKIGTKIIPGTLTKIDYAIDVNTGAHLETESISKNGIAVCELVFAEAIVVDLFEKHKTLGELILIDIVTHATAACGVVEGLYEKQLQSNEKAAFVQGERHGRGEIFEEFFYDTATLSVVKQQPVKQHYTVDDEIPTTGESYHYPDDFDIIILRDNIAVKVRGKRIVAISPVAEYRYGNVPVINGRGFEIKVNSDEDVSRLLREYAEAGEIGREEFFKKWTVFDTYRKVVIK